One Pichia kudriavzevii chromosome 3, complete sequence genomic window carries:
- a CDS encoding uncharacterized protein (PKUD0C08730; Pfam Domains: Peptidase_C1_2(7.4e-177)), translating into MGQNTSKPSKNKPTYTIVNSASDADDELVLKLQSLLVDETRGDEQASTTGMKLLSQENLGKWNEEILNDPTKKLALNCMTGNDIDKIIANTQSIAENNIDLFNYNVKFEGKPITNQKSSGRCWLFASTNVFKEFIKNSYNLDDFEFSQNYLFFYDKLEKSNWFLNRVLESYNEDLDSRYIQFLLQLPENDGGQWDMIVNLVNGYGLVPKSTYPDSASSINSGRLNYFVNNKLREFAIVLRNLKRQESAKFEKLGSSFSSEIPNVLKSMLKEIHTILSLTLGIPPKPTDDIVWEYKDKHGNFHRIETTPLEFYNNILNFKADEYFSLIHDPRNDEGLYTVDKLGNIEGGKPIEYVNTSIENLKQAAISMIQANVPVFFGSDVGKFEDTEKGLLDVKSWDYSLGFGTDMKLTKKQRLLTGSSAMTHAMVLTGVHLVNGKPVRWKVENSWGEYGQHKGYFVMSDAWFDEYVLQIVTNESFTSKKLTDIWKSKDYKVLPYYDPMGALA; encoded by the coding sequence ATGGGTCAAAACACGTCCAAGCCAAGCAAAAATAAACCTACCTACACCATAGTCAACTCCGCATCGGATGCCGATGATGAGTTGGTCTTGAAATTGCAATCGTTGTTAGTCGATGAGACTAGAGGAGACGAACAAGCAAGTACTACAGGTATGAAACTATTATCGCAAGAAAATTTGGGTAAGTGGAATGAGGAGATTCTGAACGACCCAACTAAGAAGTTGGCATTGAATTGTATGACTGGCAATGATATCGATAAGATTATTGCTAATACACAATCAATTGCGGAGAATAACATTGACTTGTTCAACTACAACGTTAAGTTTGAAGGTAAGCCAATCACAAACCAGAAATCCTCTGGTAGATGTTGGTTGTTTGCATCGACAAATGTGTTTAAggaattcatcaaaaactCCTATAATTtagatgattttgaattttctcaaaattaTCTATTCTTTTATGATAAATTAGAAAAGTCGAATTGGTTTTTGAATAGAGTTCTGGAGTCCTACAATGAAGATCTCGATTCAAGATATATCCAGTTTTTACTACAATTACCTGAGAACGATGGTGGACAATGGGATATGATTGTTAACCTAGTAAATGGTTATGGTTTAGTTCCAAAGTCAACCTATCCAGATTCTGCatcttcaatcaattcgGGTAGATTGAATTATTTTGTAAATAACAAATTGAGAGAATTTGCCATTGTATTaagaaacttgaaaaggCAAGAATCAGCTAAATTTGAGAAGCTTGGTAGCTCCTTCAGCTCGGAGATTCCAAATGTTTTGAAGTCCATGTTGAAGGAAATCCATACCATTCTGTCGTTGACCTTGGGCATCCCACCAAAACCAACCGATGATATAGTTTGGGAATACAAGGATAAACATGGTAACTTTCATAGGATCGAGACAACTCCTTTGGAATTTTATAATAACATACTAAACTTTAAAGCTGATGAATATTTCTCCTTGATTCATGATCCAAGAAATGATGAGGGGTTGTACACAGTTGATAAGTTAGGTAATATCGAGGGTGGTAAACCTATTGAATACGTCAATacatcaattgaaaatctaAAACAAGCTGCTATTTCGATGATACAAGCAAACgttccagttttttttggctCAGACGTTGgcaaatttgaagatactGAGAAAGGTTTACTTGATGTTAAATCATGGGACTATAGTCTTGGCTTTGGAACGGACATGAAATTAACCAAAAAGCAGAGATTATTAACGGGTTCTTCAGCAATGACTCATGCCATGGTTTTGACGGGTGTTCATTTGGTCAACGGTAAACCAGTCAGATGGAAGGTTGAAAACTCTTGGGGTGAATATGGTCAACATAAAGGTTACTTTGTTATGTCAGATGCTTGGTTTGACGAGTATGTTTTACAAATAGTTACCAATGAATCTTTTACATCCAAGAAGTTGACAGATATTTGGAAGTCAAAAGATTATAAAGTATTGCCATATTATGATCCAATGGGTGCGTTAGCATAA
- a CDS encoding uncharacterized protein (PKUD0C08750; similar to Saccharomyces cerevisiae YBR034C (HMT1); ancestral locus Anc_3.233) encodes MTTENIQSSATDKKSLAFSEQHYFSSYDHFGIHEEMLKDRVRTLSYRNAIMKNKHLFKDKIVLDVGCGTGVLSMFAAQAGAKHVLAVDMSNIIEMAEKVIDLNGFSDKITLFKGKLEDVKLPYKEVDIIISEWMGYFLLYESMLDTVLVARDLYLKEGGLLFPDKATIHVAMVEDEEYKNEKIHFWEDPMQLYGFDYTPFLKVAMSEPLVDTVDNGSVVTGHYELIEFDLNTVKIEDLAFERKFKLKATRDDKIHALLAWFDCSFPSDKPENVVTFSTGAHAPYTHWKQTVFYLDQVLDVKKGEEITGSLASRPNEFNNRELDIELRWNFPASGEEDSRRQSGKYNYFLR; translated from the coding sequence ATGACCACAGAAAATATACAATCTTCTGCAACAGATAAGAAATCTCTAGCATTTTCAGAACAACattatttttcatcttATGACCATTTTGGTATTCATGAGGAAATGTTGAAAGACAGAGTGAGAACACTGTCATACAGGAATGCGATTATGAAGAACAAGCATTTGTTCAAGGACAAGATTGTTCTTGATGTTGGCTGTGGTACTGGTGTTTTATCGATGTTTGCAGCACAAGCAGGTGCAAAGCATGTTTTAGCGGTCGATATGTCCAACATCATCGAAATGGCCGAAAAGGtcattgatttgaatgGTTTCTCCGATAAAATTACCCTGTTCAAGGGTAAACTTGAAGATGTCAAGCTACCATATAAGGAAGTTGATATCATTATAAGTGAGTGGATGGGATACTTTTTACTCTATGAATCCATGCTAGACACAGTTTTAGTTGCAAGAGatctttatttgaaagagGGTGGTCTTTTGTTTCCTGACAAGGCAACTATTCATGTTGCAATGGTTGAAGACGAGGAGTATAAGAATGAGAAGATCCATTTCTGGGAAGACCCAATGCAACTATACGGCTTTGACTACACGCCATTCTTGAAGGTTGCAATGAGCGAACCATTAGTGGATACCGTTGATAATGGCAGTGTAGTTACGGGTCACTACGAATTGAttgagtttgatttgaatacGGTCaagattgaagatttggCGTTTGAGAGGAAATTCAAGTTGAAGGCAACAAGGGATGATAAGATCCATGCTTTATTAGCGTGGTTTGATTGCTCCTTCCCAAGTGATAAACCGGAAAACGTAGTCACTTTTTCAACAGGCGCCCATGCTCCATACACACATTGGAAACAAACTGTTTTCTACCTTGATCAAGTTTTGGATGTTAAAAAGGGTGAAGAGATCACCGGTTCCTTGGCAAGTAGACCTAACGAGTTCAATAATAGAGAACTGGATATTGAACTTAGATGGAACTTCCCGGCAAGCGGTGAAGAAGATTCCCGTAGACAGAGCGGTAAATACAACTACTTTTTGCGTTAA
- a CDS encoding uncharacterized protein (PKUD0C08740; similar to Saccharomyces cerevisiae YJL083W (TAX4) and YKR019C (IRS4); ancestral locus Anc_1.284) has product MTGSQGTPSTTASQAAIAAAALFTSHPAPSSTNNANKVPSINGSADNKQLGRQENTIRTSKLHKMRTTVSRNQPSMRPLQTSSSVDNLHADKANGSRDYSIYNTPTSQVPQSATSISSKNNKWNDINNSSSSTALAAASSIAKRNPEMIISNATSPKLLRKQRVRKPPLVPQTTNPTIIANHLLQSEVSLQAPTSIVSTPSSSPKSLSNDSNIIPSHYPISTTQIPSHIKKLDLNTSVISVDPPMPSATTAPDNTAPNQRLRNSMGTSNSIYQQQSANVPSQQLVFRTTLRDDKKSKNKNSKSGFNENKPWKNHERETLNMITSDEKKRYEGVFAANKSSYLDLDPRLVDAESLKLSNFVNTYTPLNERIHSLIVYEIWTRSKIDKTTLSKIWSLVLDDRKRRWIKAVNNGSKEWLVEIPKNQIMTNTNGSRSSENVQDDTREQQVSYNLLDIDRNMFDDSTLTYEEFIVGMWLIDQCLYGRKLPKSIPVTVWETIGIDWSQKYQPHHHHHHQNLVGDLVSKGIKTGKSTKREVFKKVIGI; this is encoded by the coding sequence ATGACAGGATCGCAGGGGACTCCAAGTACGACGGCGAGCCAGGCCGCCATTGCAGCCGCAGCTCTCTTTACATCGCATCCTGCCCCTTCATCAACTAATAATGCTAACAAGGTCCCCAGCATCAATGGCAGCGCCGATAATAAACAGCTTGGAAGACAAGAAAATACGATTAGAACATCCAAATTACACAAAATGAGGACAACAGTAAGCAGAAATCAACCATCCATGAGGCCACTTcaaacatcatcatcagtaGATAATTTACATGCAGATAAAGCCAATGGGTCAAGAGATTATTCTATTTATAATACACCAACCTCCCAAGTGCCTCAATCAGCAACATCGATATCGAGTAAAAATAACAAGTGGAATGATATAAACAATAGCTCTTCTTCCACTGCTCTGGCGGCTGCATCGTCAATTGCAAAGAGAAATCCAGAGATGATTATATCTAACGCAACTTCGCCAAAGTTGTTGAGGAAGCAAAGGGTTCGGAAACCCCCATTAGTTCCACAAACTACAAATCCAACGATAATAGCAAATCACTTACTCCAATCAGAAGTTTCCTTACAAGCGCCGACATCAATTGTTTCTACTCCTTCTTCTAGCCCCAAATCACTGTCTAATGACAGTAATATTATACCTTCTCACTATCCAATATCTACGACACAAATACCCAGCCACATCAAGAAGCTCGACTTGAATACCTCTGTCATTTCAGTTGATCCACCAATGCCTAGTGCAACTACTGCTCCTGACAACACAGCACCGAATCAAAGGCTAAGGAATTCCATGGGTACTAGTAATTCAATTTACCAACAGCAGTCAGCAAATGTACCATCACAACAGTTGGTTTTCAGGACTACTTTGAGGGATGATAAAAAGTCGAAAAATAAGAACAGCAAGTCTGGATTCAACGAAAACAAGCCCTGGAAGAACCATGAACGAGAAACTCTGAACATGATCACATCAGACGAGAAAAAACGTTACGAGGGGGTGTTTGCAGCAAACAAATCCTCATACCTTGATCTTGACCCTAGGCTAGTTGACGCtgaaagtttgaaattatcaaattttgTAAACACTTATACACCACTAAACGAAAGGATCCACAGTTTGATCGTCTATGAAATCTGGACGAGGTCGAAAATCGATAAGACAACCTTATCCAAGATTTGGTCGTTGGTATTAGATGATCGAAAAAGACGTTGGATAAAAGCAGTTAACAACGGATCAAAAGAATGGTTAGTTGAAATACCGAAGAACCAGATAATGACAAATACGAATGGTTCACGTTCATCTGAGAATGTGCAAGATGACACAAGAGAACAACAAGTTAGCTATAACTTGCTAGACATTGATAGGAATATGTTCGATGATTCGACATTAACATATGAGGAATTCATTGTTGGAATGTGGCTTATAGACCAATGCTTGTATGGTAGAAAGTTACCGAAATCAATACCCGTAACTGTTTGGGAAACAATCGGTATTGATTGGTCCCAGAAATACCAACcacatcatcatcatcatcatcaaaatctaGTTGGTGACCTGGTAAGCAAGGGCATTAAAACAGGGAAATCTACGAAACGggaagttttcaaaaaagtGATTGGTATATAG